The following are from one region of the Chloroflexota bacterium genome:
- a CDS encoding response regulator, producing MSQVYRVVSVEDELENFAIIKLTLKDLPIELLHASNGEDAIRLLSTTKPDLVLLDVTLPDMRGWDVLDKLAEDGNKLDGVPVVMLTSHTELTHRVIARFQGVTAYLNKPFEPSVLRDQVREVLGLTT from the coding sequence ATGAGTCAAGTGTATCGCGTGGTCAGCGTCGAAGACGAGCTGGAAAACTTCGCCATCATCAAGCTCACCCTCAAAGACCTGCCTATCGAACTCCTCCATGCCAGCAATGGCGAAGACGCCATTCGCTTGCTCTCGACGACGAAGCCCGACCTGGTTCTGCTCGACGTGACCCTGCCCGATATGCGCGGCTGGGACGTGCTGGACAAGCTGGCCGAAGACGGCAACAAGCTGGACGGCGTGCCGGTCGTCATGCTCACCTCGCACACCGAACTGACTCACCGCGTCATCGCCCGCTTTCAGGGCGTGACCGCCTACCTCAACAAACCCTTCGAGCCTTCGGTCTTGCGCGACCAGG
- a CDS encoding AAA family ATPase — MDLFDHALTQRLKDEAPLAARMRPRALDEYIGQEHIVGPGRLLRRAIEADRLFSSILLWGPPGTGKTTLAMVIANSTHSHFETISAVLSGVAELRKVIAEAKERRKLNGIRTTLFVDEVHRWNKAQQDALLPHVEDGTITLIGATTENPYFEVIGALVSRSRIFQLRPLADEEVQKVIERAAADPERGYGRKRVEIAPEAMAHLINVAGGDARNALNALELAVETTSPGSDGVTGVSLEVAVESIQRRAVLYDKDGDAHYDTISAFIKSVRGSDPDAALYWLAKMLYAGESPRFVLRRLLILAGEDIGLADPMGLVVASAAMQAFEFVGMPEGIYPIVEATLYLATAEKSNSAGAYFKAYAKIEEEGKVDVPRHLQDTTRDAKALGHGEGYTYPHEHDGHHVGQQYLPTAMLGTYFYRPSDEGYETAVKERLARWREAQRKALNIETTTDLPDLSMDEVIAIKRKMAKW, encoded by the coding sequence ATGGACCTCTTCGACCACGCCCTCACCCAGCGCCTCAAAGACGAAGCCCCTCTTGCGGCCCGGATGAGGCCGCGCGCGCTGGACGAGTACATCGGCCAGGAGCACATTGTGGGGCCAGGGCGACTTCTGCGCCGGGCCATTGAGGCCGACCGCCTCTTCTCCTCCATCCTCCTCTGGGGGCCGCCCGGAACCGGCAAGACCACCCTGGCGATGGTCATCGCCAACAGCACCCATTCCCATTTTGAAACCATCAGCGCCGTGCTCTCCGGCGTGGCCGAACTTCGCAAAGTGATCGCCGAGGCCAAAGAGCGCCGCAAATTGAACGGAATACGCACGACGCTCTTCGTTGACGAAGTGCATCGCTGGAACAAAGCCCAGCAGGACGCGCTTCTGCCCCACGTCGAAGATGGCACGATTACGTTGATCGGCGCGACAACCGAGAACCCGTATTTTGAAGTGATCGGCGCGCTCGTTTCGCGCTCGCGAATCTTTCAACTGCGCCCGCTGGCCGACGAAGAAGTGCAAAAGGTGATCGAGCGGGCCGCCGCCGACCCGGAGCGCGGCTACGGGCGCAAGCGAGTCGAAATCGCGCCCGAGGCGATGGCCCACCTGATCAACGTGGCCGGCGGCGACGCCCGCAACGCCCTCAACGCGCTGGAGTTGGCGGTAGAAACAACTTCCCCTGGTAGTGACGGCGTCACCGGAGTCAGCCTTGAAGTGGCAGTCGAATCGATCCAGCGGCGGGCGGTGTTGTACGATAAAGACGGCGACGCCCACTACGACACGATTAGCGCCTTCATCAAAAGCGTGCGCGGCTCCGATCCCGACGCGGCGTTATATTGGCTGGCGAAGATGTTGTACGCCGGCGAGAGTCCGCGCTTTGTTTTACGGCGGCTGTTGATTCTGGCGGGCGAGGACATTGGCCTGGCCGACCCGATGGGGCTGGTGGTGGCCAGCGCCGCCATGCAAGCCTTTGAGTTTGTTGGCATGCCGGAAGGCATTTACCCGATTGTCGAAGCCACGCTCTACCTGGCGACCGCCGAGAAGAGCAACAGCGCCGGCGCGTACTTCAAGGCTTACGCTAAAATTGAAGAGGAAGGCAAAGTGGACGTGCCGCGCCACTTGCAGGACACGACTCGCGACGCCAAAGCACTTGGGCACGGCGAGGGATACACTTACCCACACGAACACGACGGCCACCACGTCGGCCAGCAATACCTGCCGACGGCCATGCTCGGCACGTACTTCTATCGCCCGTCCGACGAAGGCTACGAGACGGCGGTGAAGGAACGGCTGGCCCGCTGGCGTGAAGCGCAACGCAAGGCTTTGAACATTGAAACGACGACCGATTTGCCAGACCTGTCAATGGACGAAGTGATCGCCATCAAACGCAAGATGGCGAAATGGTAA
- a CDS encoding HNH endonuclease encodes MHMRNPKVIELAALLGRKAGSVSNKLGNLARHDPALQARGIQGLTHGAKGEDEIWTEFVAQPEALAYESARLLAQRLNKPIERVEDINEDELPGEGRERETLLRVRVNQSFFRRRILSAYNYQCCITGLSLHELLVASHIAPWSEDARNRLNPRNGLCLNALHDRAFDRHLMWIDSDLRVRFTKRLKEADKNSNATFDWLISFEGRQLILPKRFSPDPELLLSHAKRCV; translated from the coding sequence CGGAAAGCTGGATCTGTTTCAAATAAGCTTGGCAATCTTGCAAGGCATGATCCTGCGCTTCAGGCTCGAGGGATACAGGGACTCACCCACGGCGCGAAAGGCGAGGATGAAATTTGGACAGAATTTGTTGCCCAACCCGAGGCTTTAGCCTACGAAAGTGCGCGCCTACTTGCACAGCGCCTCAATAAGCCTATCGAGCGAGTTGAAGATATTAATGAAGATGAGTTGCCAGGTGAGGGCCGCGAACGCGAAACTTTGCTTCGTGTTCGCGTCAACCAGAGCTTTTTTCGCCGCCGAATTCTTTCCGCTTATAACTACCAATGTTGTATTACTGGATTATCCTTGCACGAGTTGCTCGTAGCCAGTCACATCGCCCCTTGGTCAGAAGACGCAAGAAACCGACTCAATCCAAGAAATGGTCTTTGTCTAAATGCCCTTCATGATCGAGCTTTTGATAGACACCTGATGTGGATAGATTCCGATCTTCGTGTCCGATTTACGAAAAGGCTAAAAGAAGCAGACAAGAACTCCAACGCAACGTTCGATTGGTTAATAAGTTTTGAAGGCAGACAGTTGATCCTGCCAAAGAGGTTTTCGCCTGATCCAGAACTTCTACTCTCTCACGCTAAACGTTGTGTCTAA